In Juglans microcarpa x Juglans regia isolate MS1-56 chromosome 7D, Jm3101_v1.0, whole genome shotgun sequence, the following are encoded in one genomic region:
- the LOC121239896 gene encoding pentatricopeptide repeat-containing protein At1g07590, mitochondrial: MLKVTLLLQRGLIRAIRRAPPIPSASVRQILCSFYFFNTRAPEPDRILDSEEENPSCLSYGVEKLPKSDYIGSAFQSWKFPEKISDSNGENPGCLSHMIEKLQKDETVGSSFQRWMGYGFPINRGEIFHAINRLRKLKMNKRALEVMEWVIRERPYKPKELDYSYLLEFTTRLHGIIQGERLFSRVPPEFQNELLYNNLVIACLDKGSIRLSLAYMKKMRELGHPISHLVFNRLIILHSSPSRRKVIPKILTQMKADKVPSHVSTYNILMKMEANEHNIEGLMKVFSDMKRAKVEPNEISYCIVATAHAVARLNIVAEAYVESVEMSVTGNNWSTLDVLIILYGYLGKRKELERTWSIVQELPHVRSKSYVLAIEAFGRVGQLSRAEELWFEMKSVKGLKSSEQFNSIISVYCKHGLIDKASTLFLEMEMNGCKPNAITYRHLALGCLKAELVVEALKTLELGMDLTTSKRVRNSTPWLETTLSIIEIFAEKGDVVNVEKLFEELRKAKYIRYTFVYNTLLKAYVKAKKYDPNFLRRMILGGARPDSETYSLIKLAEQFRS; the protein is encoded by the exons ATGCTAAAGGTAACACTTCTACTTCAACGCGGTCTCATTCGGGCAATTCGTCGAGCGCCTCCGATTCCCTCCGCGTCTGTCCGTCAAATCCTTTGCAGTTTCTACTTTTTTAACACCCGAGCTCCTGAACCCGATAGAATTTTAGACTCGGAAGAAGAAAACCCCAGCTGCTTGTCATATGGTGTTGAGAAGCTGCCAAAAAGCGACTACATTGGGTCTGCTTTTCAGAGCTGGAAATTCCCCGAGAAAATATCGGACTCAAATGGAGAAAACCCTGGTTGCTTGTCTCATATGATTGAGAAGCTGCAAAAGGATGAGACCGTTGGGTCTTCCTTTCAAAGATGGATGGGTTATGGGTTCCCCATTAATAGAGGCGAGATTTTCCATGCAATTAACCGTCTTAGGAAGCTCAAGATGAACAAACGAGCGCttgag GTAATGGAGTGGGTGATTAGGGAAAGGCCATACAAACCTAAAGAACTAGACTACTCTTATCTATTGGAATTTACAACTAGACTTCATGGGATAATTCAGGGTGAAAGACTATTCTCTCGTGTCCCGCCTGAGTTCCAGAATGAGTTGCTCTACAACAATCTTGTGATCGCATGCTTGGATAAAGGTTCGATAAGGCTTTCACTTGCATACatgaagaaaatgagggaaCTGGGTCATCCCATCTCACACTTGGTCTTCAACCGCCTCATTATCCTCCATTCCTCCCCAAGCCGCAGGAAAGTTATCCCCAAAATCCTCACTCAGATGAAGGCTGATAAGGTGCCTTCACATGTTTCAACCTACAACATTCTTATGAAAATGGAAGCCAACGAACACAATATTGAAGGGCTGATGAAGGTATTCAGTGACATGAAACGAGCAAAAGTTGAGCCAAATGAAATATCTTACTGCATTGTAGCCACTGCACATGCAGTGGCAAGGTTGAACATTGTGGCCGAAGCCTATGTCGAATCTGTGGAGATGTCTGTTACAGGGAATAACTGGTCAACACTGGATGTCCTAATCATCTTGTATGGGTATTTAGGGAAAAGGAAGGAGCTAGAGAGAACTTGGAGTATTGTGCAAGAACTCCCTCATGTTAGGTCTAAAAGTTACGTACTGGCAATTGAAGCATTTGGTAGAGTTGGACAACTAAGTCGGGCCGAAGAGCTATGGTTTGAAATGAAGTCGGTAAAAGGGTTAAAATCAAGTGAGCAGTTCAACTCTATAATATCTGTATATTGCAAACATGGTTTGATTGATAAAGCATCTACGCTTTTTTTGGAAATGGAGATGAATGGGTGCAAACCAAATGCCATAACATATCGACATCTTGCTTTGGGTTGCCTAAAAGCAGAACTCGTGGTGGAAGCCTTGAAGACTCTAGAGTTGGGGATGGATCTAACAACGAGCAAGAGGGTCAGGAATTCAACCCCATGGTTGGAGACCACGCTTTCAATAATTGAGATTTTTGCAGAGAAGGGTGATGTAGTGAATGTAGAGAAGTTGTTTGAAGAACTTAGGAAAGCTAAGTATATCAGGTATACCTTTGTGTACAATACCTTGCTCAAGGCATATGTGAAGGCCAAGAAATATGACCCAAATTTTTTGAGAAGGATGATTCTAGGAGGAGCTAGGCCAGATTCTGAGACCTATAGCCTGATAAAACTTGCAGAACAGTTTCGAAGCTGA
- the LOC121238100 gene encoding metallothionein-like protein type 2, whose amino-acid sequence MSSSGGSCSCGSSCKCGSGCNCSSMYPDLGFSEKTSTKTIIAGLHQPCYNEESEMSFVAENGCKCGSNCTCDPCNCK is encoded by the exons ATGTCTTCCAGCGGAGGAAGCTGCAGTTGTGGCTCCAGTTGCAAGTGCGGCAGTGGCTGCAATTG CTCCAGCATGTATCCTGACCTGGGTTTCTCAGAGAAGACCAGCACCAAGACCATCATCGCTGGGTTGCACCAGCCATG CTACAACGAGGAGTCTGAGATGAGCTTTGTAGCTGAGAATGGCTGCAAGTGTGGATCAAACTGCACCTGCGACCCATGCAACTGCAAATGA